The Oncorhynchus gorbuscha isolate QuinsamMale2020 ecotype Even-year linkage group LG06, OgorEven_v1.0, whole genome shotgun sequence sequence tagtaggattccaTCTTAGTCCTgttattgatgctttgcctatgatggttcatctgagggcatagtgaGATTTCTAAAAAGcgtccgctccttgaaagcgacagCTTTATTCccgtgcagatgttgcctgtaaatccttggcttctggttgggaattGTACACACTGTCAATGTGGGGATGACatcgttgatgcacttattgatgaacccggtgactgaggtggtatactcctcaatgccattggatgaatcctggaacatatattccagtctgtgctagcaaaacagtcctgtagcatctGCATCTTCTGACTAATTTTATTGACTGAGTcattggtacttcctgctttagtttttgcttgtaaacaggaatcgggaggatataactatggtcagatttgccaaatgggagGGGAGCTTTTTTTTTaacgtgtttctgtgtgtggagtaaatgtattttctctttctttttccccTCTAACTTCTCTTGTTTTTGATAGCCAAAGTGATGTGGTGGAGCTAGCTAGCCTAAATAAAATGATGTAGCTGGAGTAACTTGGGAAGCTTGCcaggctaacgttaactagctagctaacttgccACTGAAGATACAGACAAATGTAATGGTCAAGAACAGATATTAGCTAACTAGAACAAACCTCTTATATTAACTAGCTATCTGTAGCTTGCTAAAGCATCAATGTTTACCTGGCACACTAACCCTCCTATTTTTGTTAAATAtttctctcctcagacagctgTCATTCATTCACGGAGTTGTTTGCATCCTGCACTTCTCACTCACACAGGGGAGGGGCGAGAGTGGGCTACACCTCTGGCTATATTTTTCGGTGATTGAAACACATCAGTGAAAAACAATTTTATTCAAGTCAATTTTATTTAACTTTGCTTTCAGCTGGCAgcttatttttacattttagaatCCTATGCATTCTATTCGGAATTCCACGGCTTTTCGGCAGAATTCTGCGTGAGTGGATTCCATGCGGGTCTACAAATAAGCAACTAAGTCTAAACTGAAATATTTCAAtgtaataaaatacaaattacatGACCCTTCCCCAGACTTGTTCTAAAAAATACTTatactttgacaatttttagggccttcctctgacgctGCCTGGTGTCGAGGTCTAGGATGGCAGGCAGTTTTGCCCCAGTGatatacgcactaccctctgaagtgccttgcggtcggaggccgagcaattgccctaccaggcagtgatgcaaccagtcaggatgctctcgatgttgcagctgtagaaccttttgaggatctcaggacccatgccaaatctttttaggtTCCTGAGGGGGattaggctttgtcgtgccctcttcacgactgtcttgctgtgtttggaccattctaatttgttgttgatgtggacaccaaggaattagaagctctcaacctgttccaccacagccccgtcgatgagaatgaggACGTGCttggtgctccttttcctgtagtccacaatcatctccttagtcttggttacgttgagggataggttgttattctggcaccatccGGCCTattggctgtctcgtcgttgtcggtgactgttgtgtcgtcagcaaacttaatgatggtgttggagtcatgcgtggtcatgcagtcgtgggtgaacagggagtacaggaggggactgagcacgcacccctgtggagctccagtgttgaggatcagcatggcagatgtgttgctacctaccctcaccacctgggggcgtcatgtcaggaagtccaggatccagttgcagagggaggtatttagtcccaggatccttagcttggtaatgagctttgagggtactatggtatcTCTCCCTTAGCAATCTCTCCCTTAGCAGGTTTGACTTTGCATATCTGTTCTGCCCCGTACTGCTGCTGCACAACCCCAAGAGTAATTTCCTGTGTAATTTCATGTGGTGTTATACCACATGATATTTAGGCTAAGTCACTAGTCTGCATCATAGCATGACAAGTACACCTTTACGAAGCTGAAGGAAAAATAATCGTTTTTGTTTGGATCCATGATTCATCTGTTTTCAATAAAGTAAAATACTTGTAATGTTGTAAGTACTATATGAATAGTAAAACAAATATTGTTTTACAAGGTGCAATAGTGAGTTAAAGCATAACAAATAATTTGGTGGTTAAGTATTGCATTAAGAAGTCTGTCTCACTCTTCAGGTTGTGGTAGTTAAAACATGAACTGTTTATTTTCTTTCTGAGTCGCATCTCTACCAGGGAAGTCGGTGCAGGAAATGAGACAGATATTCCCCTCTTTCTATTATCACTGCAACAGACTAGTTTCGATCTTgcgtgcttgcttgcttgcttatTTGTTCCTTATTTTATTTCAGGTGATGCAGGACAAAATCATCTGCCTTCCCCAAAGAATGTCCATGCCGAACCAAACAATACTCTTACCAAATACAACCGAGCTGGTCTCACCCGCTGTGCCACAGGAAATGCACGAGATGATGGGCCTGAAAACTAACCTGGACCTCCAGCAGTACAGCTTCATCAACCAGATGTGCTACGAGAAGGCTCTGCACTGGTACGCCAAGTACTTCCCTTACCTGGTCCTCATACACACCCTGATCTTCATGGTGTGTAGCAACTTCTGGTTCAAGTTCCCAGGCTCCAGCTCTAAGATCGAGCATTTCATCTCCATCTTGGGAAAGTGCTTTGACTCCCCCTGGACTACCAGAGCTCTGTCGGAAGTTTCTGGAGAGAACCCAGAGGAGAAGGTAttgtttgtatatgtgtgtgtacatgcctgGAATAATTTTTGTCCAGGACTAAGCTCAATCTTTGTCTGAAAACCTAACCTATATCGAACTGTATACATTTTAATATGTCAAATAAAGTGCATTCATTCATTCAAGGATAAGAAGTGCAGTGCCAGTAGAGCAATCCTCAATGTGTCTGTAGAGGGGAACCTGGACGACCTGGAGAAGACCCAGTCCCTCAAATCCATCCCAGAGAAGATTGTCGTGGACAAGCCCACGGCTAGTGCCCTGGAaaagaaggaaggagagcaagCCAAAGCTCTGTTTGAGAAGGTGAAGAAGTTCCGCCTGCATGTTGAGGAGGGGGACATCCTCTATATTATGTATGTTCGCCAAACTGTTCTCAAAGTGATGAAGTTCCTCCTCATCATCGGGTATAACAGTGCGTTAGTCTCGGAGGTGCAGATCACAGTGAAGTGCAATGTGGACATGCAGGACATGACAGGATATAAGCATTTCTCCTGTAATCACACCATGGCCCACCTGTTCTCCAAGCTGTCATACTGTTACCTATGCTTTGTGGCTGTGTATGGATTCACCTGCCTCTACACTTCCTACTGGCTCTTCTACCGCTCGCTGAAGGAATACTCCTTTGAATACGTACGACAGGAAACGGGAATCGATGACATCCCAGACGTGAAGAATGACTTTGCCTTCATGCTGCACATGATCGACCAGTATGACCCACTATACTCCAAGAGGTGCGTTGTCTTTGTAATTGTACAAGTAATTTAGCTCTTCATTGCTATTGATAAGTATGCAATGCCTCCAATTGTAAAAGTTTCCTTTGCCCATCCTTGGACAATAAAGTAATCTTTGacttcttctctctttcactctcttgtTCTCAGATTCGCAGTGTTCCTATCAGAGGTCAGTGAAAACAAACTGAAACAGCTGAACCTGAACCATGAGTGGACGCCAGAGAAGCTGCGTCAGAGACTGATGACCAACCACAACAACAGACTGGAGCTGCAGCTCTTCATGCTGTCTGGGCTTCCAGACACCATCTTTGAGGTGACAGAGCTCCAGTCCCTGAAGCTTGAAATTATCAACAACGTAACCATCCCAGCCTCCATCGCCCAGCTTGAAGACCTTCAGGAGCTTTCTCTGTATCAGTGTTATTTAAAGATCCACGCCACAGCCACCTCCTTCCTCAAAGAGAACCTCAAGGTATGCTATTCTACCATGTGCTTTTCTCGTAGTATTTTCGTATaggatatatttaaaaaaatatatattcctcCTGGCGTTGTCTTGGGTTTTTGTCTCGTACAGTATGTATTTTGTACGTATTTGTTATTGACATTGCATTTCCTCCTACGGGATTAATAGGTGGAGTAgttctgtatgtaataaaacccttttgtgggaaaacaaattctgattggctgggcctggctccccagtgggcggAGACAAAGTAAATTGACCTCCCAGGCCCACTCATGGCTGGcccttgcccagtcatgtgaaatccataaattagggccaatttatttaaattgactgatttccttctatgaactgtaactaagtaaaatatttgaaattgttgcattttatatttttgtttatctAAGGTACTCAGGGTGAAGTTTGATGACAGCAGAGAGCTGCCTCATTGGCTGTACCACCTGCGTAATCTAGAGGAGCTCTACCTCATTGGCTCACTGAGTCCTGACGCATCTAAAAATGTGGTTCTGGAGTCCCTGAGGGAGCTGAAGAATCTGAAGACCCTGTCACTCAAAAGTAACTTTACAAAGATCCCCCAGTCCATTGTGGATGTGTCCAGCCACCTGCAGAGGCTGTATGTCTACAACGACGGCACTAAGCTGGTGATGCTCAACAATCTGAAGAAGATGGTGAACCTGACTGAACTGGAGCTGGTGCACTGTGACCTGGAACGCATCCCACATGCTGTCTTCAGCCTCACGAACCTACAGGTATGATATGCATTACTTTGACTGCCTGCTATCTGAGTGGTCTACaatgtgtttttttaaatatgtaaGGAGTTATTCCTGTCAGCTCCTAGTGGAGAAAAGGGCTTCAATGGTGAAATTCCAGCGACCCCTGTTCTGGGTGGTTTTCTTGACCTCAAATATGCCAATTCCTGTAATATTGTGGTGTTATACTTAAAACAAAATGTTCTAACTCCACAGGAGTTGGACCTGAAAGAAAACAACCTGCACTCCATCGAGGAGATAGTCAGCTGCCAGCACCTCCGCAAGCTGACGTGCCTGAAACTCTGGCACAACAGTATCTGCTACATCCCAGAACACATCAAGAAGCTTGGCAGCTTAGAGCGCCTCTACTTCAGTCACAACAAGATCGAGATCTTGCCCTCGCACCTGTTCTTATGCAACAAGCTTCGTTACCTGGACCTGTCCAACAACGACATCCGGTTTATTCCGCCAGAGATTGGTGTCCTACAGAGTCTTCAGTACTTCTCCGTCACATGCAACAAGATTGAGAACCTCCCAGATGAGCTGTTCTTTTGCAAGAAGCTCACAACCCTCAAGCTGGGCAAGAATACGCTGTCATTGCTCTCACCAAAGATCTCATACCTGGTTCTATTGACACACCTGGAACTGAAGGGCAACCATTTTGAACTCCTGCCTCCAGAGCTTGGGTTCTGCCGGGCATTGAAGCGCGGTGGCCTAATGGTGGAAGACGCTCTGTTTGAAACCTTGCCATCGGAAATCCGAGACAAAATGAAGACTGAGTGAAATGTCTTACAGTATCTGTGCAAAAGGCCCTGCGATAGACTAGCGTCCCGCCCAGGGGGTATACTTCAAGCTGCACTAAACTATATAAAAAAGTGATAGAACAGGAGCCAATGGGTTATTATGGCTCGGACAAGCCAACTTACTTGACTGTTCAAAAAGAAAAAGCCAGTTTGTCTGGCAATCCTAGTCAACCAAAATGGTCGATTTTACTGTATTACACATCGCGATCAAAATCTAAGCATTGTACCCTAAGTTTGTTTATAGGGGGCAGATGTGATAATCATGGGTGAATGTTTTTAGTATTATGTCGAAGTTTTACTTCATGACAGAAGGGAACATGGCATTGTGTTGTAATTAAATGGTTCTTAACAATAGGGTTAGTCACAGGCAAGGTGTACTTGTACCCAGGCTAATATTTGACTCCTTATTCTCTGTCATATGCCACACAATGTTTGGCATGGCGTGGCAAGGAATGGAAGGATAGCACAAACATATCTGTTTTCTTCTGTTACATGTAGTTGCTAGTTGACATATGTTAATCACTCGTTGCACCTTTTCTGCATTTTGCTTATGTTATGCTCATTAAGACCTGCTTTTTATGGCTATTGCATTGCTGCTTGAATACTTTTCATTTCATTTTTATTCTTATATTGTTTGCCTGCCATGTGCTATGCTATGTAGCCCCTGCTAGCCTAGCCTGCTCTAGCTTTGGCCTTTTGTGCCACATGCTATTGCACCCTCTTTTCCATTCAATTTGTTGTATTGCTGCTATATTTATGTACAAGCTTTACTAATTTACATTGCATTTGTATATTGTCATTTGAAATTCATACAAATTACATCCATGAGTCATGCACATTATTACCTGTTCTTATTTGTACCTTTGTCTCCTTTGTAGATAAactatgcatgcatacatacacagcttttatatatatatatgtatatactgtatctatatgtatatactgtatgtatgtggacaccccttcaaatgagtggattctgctatttcaaccacatctgctgacaggtgtataaaattgagcacacagccatgcaatctccagagACAAACAACATTGGCAGGTGGCCTTAATGAAGAGCTTTCGAACAATTCagtcaaatttctgctctgctaggGCTACCCCGatcaattgtaagtgctgttattgtgaagtggaaacgtctaggagcaacaactgctccgcatagtgccaactgtaaagtttttggtagaggaggaataattgTCTTCGATGTTCTTAATGGTCCGGACTATgccccttagttctagtgaagggaaatctgaacgctacagcatataatgacattctagaggattctgtgcttctaaatttgtggcaacagtttagggaaggccctttccacTTTAAACATGACAATGTTGAGCGAGGTccttacagaaatggtttgttgagatcggtgtggaagaactttactggcctgcgtagagccctgacctcaaccccatcgaacacttttgggatgaattggaactccgactgagccaggcctaatcgcccaacatcagtgccaacatcactaatgttcttgtggctgaatggaagcaattccccacagcaatgttccaacatctagtggaaagccttcacagaagaatggaggctgttgtagcaaatgggaccaactccatattaatgtgcatgattttggaacgagatgtttgacaagcaggtgtccacatacttttggtcatgtagtgtaccaaTAATTGTTGAGACTTACGCAACAACTGTTCACCTAACTCAACCATGTGCTGTAATTCAACTAATCTGAACCTGTTCCATGCCATGTACCATCCATCTGAATACACATAGACTTTATCTCTACCTCTGTCTGCTCCTTCACCACAGCCCCACAGTAGTTGACCATTATCCATTCACCAGTCCTACATCTCTATTCTTTACAGAGATATTGAATGTTTTATCCAGAAGCGCCTCATCCTTAAGCGCCTGTCTAAATGATTTTGGAATATAACTTTAATTTAAGCAAGATAGAATCTTTCAAATTCAAAAGATCTTAGTGTGAGCAGTTTGGCTAAGTTACACCTGGCTGTTTTCACATGTCGCCTTGGGTACGACACATCCTCTCACCTTTTGCTTTCATTTCCATTCCGTTCCACATATCCTGTTTCACAAAATACAGCCGGGTGCAGCTTTTCTAAACCGCGTACAGTACgtgttgttttttttgtatttgaAAAATAATTTCTCGCTTCGATGAGAGTTAACTTACAAATGTTTTCAAAATGTTATCATGTGCGAGGTGTATTTGCGTTTAGACGGAGCATTTGGGCAAAATCCCCTCAAGTGGCAGACCGCTTTGTGAAAGACAGTATAATGTTTAACATTTACTATTTATTTGAATGGGCTAATCCTCGGTCCTTGAGTTTGAGTGTTTGCATTCTCCATCCCTCTGCTGTTTACCAAATCAGTGGTGGCTGGCCACTtggtttgaactgcagattgctcCTTTTAAGCTCAAACAACATTTGATCAGGTCACGTTTAACCATTTCAACCCATGACTGTTACCTTTTTACATTATAGAAACACTAAAAAAGAAATTTCATCTGATCCGCTGTTCTCTACTCAGGTAGTCTCTATATTATGTTGAAAGTTATTTATAGAACAGTGTAGTCTACAAGTAAAATGTGGACTCACTCAGCTGTAGCTGTTCTGTCAATAGCCTGTGGCAATACTATATTTATCAGGAAGGCTAGCTTGTTTCAGTTAGTCAACAGCTTACACAAGCTAAAAAAAATACCAGCCAAGTTGTAAGTAATGTATCTTTATTACAATCCACAAAACACTTTGCACATGCCTTATAGACAGATTTAAACTTTTTGGTCCTCAGAGAGGTAAAAAAAAGTCCACGCCTTACACTGCAATGTCTATCAGAGCTGTAGATCACTGCAAAGGTGCCAGGGTCAGCTGCTATCTTAATGTATAAAAACAGTAATGTATCTACATTTATGTAGGGCTTTATAGTCTAATGCGAAATAGTACCCCCCGCCCCAAATGAATACATCTGGTGAGGAAAGATAATGAAAaggtatatattgttattttttaacaATTCTTTTTTTAACAGTTCTTTTAACAGATTCTATTTGCTGTGTTTGATTCTTGATGAATAAAAACAACCAGCTGCTTTAAAAGAGACATTTTGTAGTCTGTCTTATCCTATACCTGTACAGTGTGTTGCATCCCATTTCATGTACAGTTGCAGTTCTGTTTACCTCAGAGAAAATAAACTGTTATGGTATGTGGAATCAAAGTTGCACCCTAGGTGGCAGTGATGTGCTTTGAATAAAGCCATGTTCAAGTGATAAATGGAAACTATGGTCTGTCACCCCATCCTACTTGTTTAGATCAACGGGGCAGACTTTGGTCTATGCTTTTACAAGCCTTGGACGCCCAAGCTTTTCTGTGAGGTTAAAGCTTGTGACAGAGGCTAATACTGTACAGTCAATGTCTCTCACTTCTCAGCAACCTGTCTGTCAGGGTATAAGTTCTCCTCACCTTGTAACAGCTTGTGAATTGAGCTGTCTGAACCACTGTGTGTCGCAAATTTCCTATATTGTGCACCAGTTTTACctgggcccatagtgcactatttttgaccagagcactatgtagggaatagtgttccatttgggatgctaaccatatacaggtaactggccaaataaacaccaacatagtgtctttATAGGGAGTTGGGCCACCTTGAGCCAGAactgcttcaatgcaccttggcatatatatatatatattttttacgtgttatttcttacattggtaccccaggtaatcttaggtttcattacatacagtcgggaggaactactgaatataagagcaatgtcaactcaccatcattacgaccaggaatatgactttcctgaGGCGggtcctgtgttctgccttccatccaggacaatggatcgtatcccagccggcgaaccaaaacaacgTCGCCGTAAAAGGGGCAAATGAAGctgtcttctggtcaggcttcggagatgggcacatcgcgcaccactccctagcatactactggccaatgtccagtctcttgacaacaaggttgatgaaatcagagcaagggtagcattccagagagacatcagaaactaatgttctttgcttcacagaaacatggctcactcgagacgcTATccgagtcggtgcagccagctcaTTTCTTCACGCATTGCACCGACAGAAAccagcatctttctggtaagaagaggggcggggggtattgccttatgattaacgagacgtggtgtgatcataacaacatacaggaactcaagtccttctgttcacctgaattcctcacaatcaaatgtcgactgcattatctaccaagggaattctcttcgattataatcacagccatatatatcccccccccatgcagacacatcgatggtCCTGAACAAActtcatttgactctatgtaaactggaaaccacatatcctgaggctgcattcattgtagatggggattttaacaaagataatctgaaaacaagactccctaaattctatcagcatatcgattgcgcaaccagggctggtaaaacccttgATCATTGTTgttctaacttccgcaatgcatataaggccctcccccgggcctacagacagaaactaaaacaagaagctcccgcgctcaggtttgttcaacgctggtccgaccaatctgattccacgcttcaagactgcttcgatcacgtggattgggatagcTTCTGCATtgtgtccaacaacaacattggcgaatacgctgattcggtgagcgagttcattagaaagtttAATCGGCAATGTCGTACCCagagcaacgattaaaacattcccaaaccagaaactgtggattcaTGGCaccattcgcacaaaactgaaagtgtgaaccactgcttttaaccagggcaaggtgaccggaaacatgaccgaatacaaacagtgtagctattccctccgcatggCAATCTAagaagcgtcagtatagagacaaagtaaagttgcaattcaatggctcagagactatgtatgtggcagggtctacagtcaatcacggattacatgaagaaaaacagccCCCGTCGCGGACTAGGATGTCTTGCTCCAAGACAAACTAAATAACttatttgctcgctttgaggacaatacagtgccactgacacggcccgctaccaaaacctgtggactctccttcactgcagcaattgtgagtaaaacatttaaacgtgttaaccctcgcaaggctgcaggcccagacggcatccccagccacgtcctcagagcatgcgcagaccagctggctggtgtgtttacggatatattcaatcactccttatcccagtctgctgttcccacatgcttcaagagggccaccattgttcctgttcccaagaaattcaaggtaactgagctaaacgactactgccccgtaacactcacttccgtcatcatgaagttctttgagagactagtcaaggaccatatcacctccaccctaccttacaccctagacccactccaatttgcttaccgccccaataggtccacagacgacgcaatctcaaccacactgcacactgcactaacccatctggacaagaggaaaacctatgtgagaatgctgttcatcgactacagctcagcatttaacaccatagtaccctcgactcgtcatcaagctcgagaccctgggtctcgaccccgccctgtgcaactgggtactagacttcctgacgggccgctcccaggtggtgagggtaggtaacatctccaccccgttgatcctcaacactggggccccacaagggtgtgttctgagctctctcctgtactccctgttcacccaatcatcaagtttgtggacgacactacagtggtaggcttgattaccaacaatgacgagacgtcatacagggaggaggtgagggccctcggagtgtggtgtcaggaaaataacctcacactcaacgtcaacaaaacaaaggagatgattgtggacttcaggaaacagcagagggagcaccccctatccacatcgacgggacagtagtggagagggtagtaagttttaagtccctcggtgtacacatcacagacgaacagcgttgtgaagaaggcgcagcagcctTCAACCtcgaggctgaagaaattcggcttgtcaccaaaagcactcacaa is a genomic window containing:
- the LOC124037891 gene encoding volume-regulated anion channel subunit LRRC8C-like; the encoded protein is MIPVTEFRQFSEQQPQFRVLKPWWDVFTDYLSVVMLMIGVFGCTLQVMQDKIICLPQRMSMPNQTILLPNTTELVSPAVPQEMHEMMGLKTNLDLQQYSFINQMCYEKALHWYAKYFPYLVLIHTLIFMVCSNFWFKFPGSSSKIEHFISILGKCFDSPWTTRALSEVSGENPEEKDKKCSASRAILNVSVEGNLDDLEKTQSLKSIPEKIVVDKPTASALEKKEGEQAKALFEKVKKFRLHVEEGDILYIMYVRQTVLKVMKFLLIIGYNSALVSEVQITVKCNVDMQDMTGYKHFSCNHTMAHLFSKLSYCYLCFVAVYGFTCLYTSYWLFYRSLKEYSFEYVRQETGIDDIPDVKNDFAFMLHMIDQYDPLYSKRFAVFLSEVSENKLKQLNLNHEWTPEKLRQRLMTNHNNRLELQLFMLSGLPDTIFEVTELQSLKLEIINNVTIPASIAQLEDLQELSLYQCYLKIHATATSFLKENLKVLRVKFDDSRELPHWLYHLRNLEELYLIGSLSPDASKNVVLESLRELKNLKTLSLKSNFTKIPQSIVDVSSHLQRLYVYNDGTKLVMLNNLKKMVNLTELELVHCDLERIPHAVFSLTNLQELDLKENNLHSIEEIVSCQHLRKLTCLKLWHNSICYIPEHIKKLGSLERLYFSHNKIEILPSHLFLCNKLRYLDLSNNDIRFIPPEIGVLQSLQYFSVTCNKIENLPDELFFCKKLTTLKLGKNTLSLLSPKISYLVLLTHLELKGNHFELLPPELGFCRALKRGGLMVEDALFETLPSEIRDKMKTE